A DNA window from Bacteroidia bacterium contains the following coding sequences:
- a CDS encoding TlpA family protein disulfide reductase, translating into MKKIILSTIALSTLVLFTAFTVRISDGKKVPAVDIKTLDGQKFNTGKLSNNGKPMVIDFWATWCTPCKKELNAIADVYSEWQKETGVKIVAVSIDDSKSSAKVKPYVDSKGWEYDILLDENSDFKRAMNVNNVPHVFVVNGAGEVVWETTTYTEGGEAKLLEVIKNVAAGKKPE; encoded by the coding sequence ATGAAAAAGATCATTTTAAGCACCATTGCACTGAGTACTCTGGTACTCTTTACCGCCTTTACAGTCCGGATTTCTGATGGGAAAAAAGTGCCGGCCGTGGATATAAAAACGCTGGATGGCCAGAAATTCAATACCGGAAAGCTTTCGAACAACGGGAAGCCCATGGTGATTGATTTCTGGGCAACCTGGTGTACGCCCTGCAAGAAGGAACTGAATGCCATCGCGGATGTTTACAGCGAGTGGCAGAAGGAGACCGGAGTGAAGATTGTGGCCGTTTCAATTGACGATTCCAAGAGTTCCGCCAAAGTAAAGCCATACGTTGACAGCAAAGGCTGGGAATACGATATTCTCCTGGACGAGAATTCGGATTTCAAGCGGGCGATGAATGTGAATAATGTACCTCATGTGTTTGTGGTGAACGGGGCAGGAGAGGTGGTTTGGGAAACCACTACCTATACGGAGGGCGGAGAAGCTAAATTGCTGGAAGTGATCAAAAATGTTGCGGCAGGAAAAAAGCCGGAATAA
- a CDS encoding T9SS type A sorting domain-containing protein, giving the protein MKKFILSTLALGAAMFAEAQTQRLVFVEEFTQASCGPCASQNPSFNALLAANTAKAVSLKYQTSWPGVDPMNAQNPTDVQTRVTYYNVTGVPHGRLDGPAIVNDCNAYTGAPVCLSQTEINNRYSTPAPFALQLTHVMSNDFDSAYVTVVITAAQAFTATSALKFHLAMVEKEIHFTTPPGSNGEKDFFMVMRKMYPNANGTTLGSTWTNAQTQTLNFAVAVPSYIYNINELAFVAFIQENNSTKDVHQSAYSAPNTIQFDAGVNSINNTTVVNCTGTYNLTATITNISSNNLTSVDVNYQLDANSPQVINWTGNLAPQAFANVVIPTINAGDGSHTLTVWTTNPNGGGDQYPSNDTQVYNFVVSLTPSSAPLTEGYENTTWPPSEWAVGNTDAYTWTRWTSGGGFGNSASSAKMDFFNAAANTNDELVAPMVDLSSNTTAASLTFNVAYAQYNTLSIDKLEVRVSTDCGATWTTVYSKSGSNLKTTNPQTAVFAPNATAWRNEIVNLNAFAGNNDVIIKFVGISNSGNNLYLDDINIVNSTGVEENTNVIGFNLYPNPSSGNANLDFTLLNEGQVSVEVYTVTGEKIISRDLGTRISGNVNLSNGITLPDGVYMVSLIVDGQKVTKLLTIQQ; this is encoded by the coding sequence ATGAAAAAATTCATCCTTTCCACACTGGCTCTCGGAGCCGCAATGTTCGCAGAAGCACAAACGCAACGCCTGGTGTTCGTAGAAGAATTTACCCAGGCCTCCTGCGGTCCCTGCGCTTCCCAGAACCCTTCGTTTAACGCCCTGCTTGCTGCCAATACGGCCAAAGCGGTATCGCTGAAGTACCAGACATCCTGGCCGGGTGTGGATCCGATGAATGCGCAGAATCCTACCGATGTGCAAACCCGTGTAACCTATTATAACGTTACAGGTGTGCCGCACGGACGTTTGGATGGACCGGCCATTGTGAATGATTGTAATGCCTATACCGGCGCCCCGGTTTGTCTCAGCCAGACGGAAATCAATAACCGGTACAGCACTCCGGCTCCGTTTGCCCTGCAGCTCACTCACGTGATGTCGAATGATTTTGACTCCGCTTATGTAACCGTGGTGATCACCGCCGCACAAGCCTTTACCGCTACATCCGCACTGAAGTTTCATCTGGCAATGGTTGAAAAGGAGATCCACTTTACCACCCCTCCGGGAAGTAACGGAGAAAAGGACTTCTTTATGGTAATGCGTAAAATGTATCCCAATGCCAACGGAACAACACTGGGCAGTACATGGACGAATGCGCAAACTCAAACGCTCAACTTCGCGGTTGCTGTACCTTCTTACATATACAATATCAATGAACTCGCTTTTGTGGCATTCATTCAGGAAAACAACTCCACTAAGGATGTTCACCAGTCAGCTTACTCCGCTCCCAACACCATCCAATTCGACGCCGGGGTGAATTCCATCAACAACACTACTGTGGTGAATTGCACCGGGACGTATAACCTGACAGCCACCATAACCAACATTTCTTCAAACAACCTGACTTCGGTTGATGTAAATTATCAGCTCGATGCCAACTCGCCGCAGGTGATAAACTGGACCGGAAACCTGGCCCCCCAGGCTTTCGCCAACGTTGTTATTCCTACCATTAATGCCGGCGACGGAAGCCATACACTCACGGTATGGACCACCAACCCGAACGGGGGCGGTGATCAGTATCCCTCCAATGATACGCAGGTATATAATTTCGTAGTTAGTCTTACTCCTTCTTCCGCACCACTTACCGAAGGATACGAGAACACAACCTGGCCTCCCAGCGAATGGGCCGTTGGCAACACAGATGCTTATACCTGGACCCGATGGACCAGCGGAGGAGGTTTCGGAAACTCTGCTTCGTCAGCGAAAATGGATTTCTTTAACGCTGCAGCCAATACCAATGATGAACTGGTAGCTCCTATGGTAGACCTGAGTTCCAATACCACCGCGGCTTCACTTACGTTTAATGTGGCTTATGCACAATACAATACACTTTCTATTGATAAACTTGAAGTACGTGTTTCAACCGATTGCGGTGCCACCTGGACAACCGTGTACAGTAAGAGCGGCAGCAACCTGAAAACCACTAATCCGCAAACCGCTGTGTTTGCCCCGAATGCCACTGCATGGAGAAACGAAATCGTTAACCTGAACGCCTTCGCAGGAAACAATGATGTGATCATCAAATTTGTGGGTATCTCCAATTCAGGAAATAACCTGTACCTCGACGATATCAATATCGTAAACAGTACCGGAGTGGAAGAAAACACCAACGTGATTGGTTTCAACCTGTATCCAAATCCGTCCAGCGGGAATGCGAATCTTGATTTCACCCTGTTGAATGAAGGTCAGGTGAGCGTGGAGGTGTACACCGTTACAGGCGAAAAAATTATCAGCCGCGACCTGGGAACCCGGATTTCCGGTAATGTTAACCTCTCGAATGGCATTACCCTTCCGGATGGAGTTTATATGGTTAGCCTGATCGTTGACGGTCAAAAAGTTACGAAGCTTCTGACCATCCAGCAATAA
- a CDS encoding T9SS type A sorting domain-containing protein codes for MKKLSTLFIAGLFAGASFAQTQRLVLVEEFTQASCGPCASQNPAFNTLLDANPTKVVAIKYQTSWPGVDPMNAQTQTWVGPRVTYYNVSGVPHGMMDGTAIVNDCNAYTGAPACLSQTDINNEYAVSAPFSLTAVHTMSSDFDSAYITITITAAQAFTSNGNLKLHLAMVEREINFSTPPGTNGEMDFSWVMRRMYPDANGTTLASSWTNAQTQTLSFNVVLPAYIYNRSQVGFVAFIQQDGNKNVCQAAYSAPVPVTNDAGVTTLTGLPIQQCSGTFTPTVTIINSGAVNLTSCTINMQIDANTPTTLPWTGNLAPSATTNVVLPSQSAGDGSHTFTVWTTIPNGVQDYNPSNDQQLSSFVINTVPDVTPLVEGYQNTTFAPNGWAISNPDNGPTWTRRTGAGGFGNSTACAKMDFFNSTSGNVDEFYMPLADLSGSSTSASLSFNVAYAQYSSENDRLEVKVSTDCGSSWTTVFSKSGATLKTANPTTSAFTPNATQWRNEIVNLNTYAGNNSVLIKFTATSAYGNNLYIDDINLANTTSVEEHESLSGMVVFPNPFAANATISLFLNQSEEVSVRMYNVMGEMVKEIPAGSMNAGENTLSVDGSDLSSGVYYITVTAGGQTITQKVTISH; via the coding sequence ATGAAAAAACTATCTACGCTCTTTATTGCCGGTCTGTTTGCCGGGGCCTCCTTCGCCCAAACGCAGCGACTGGTACTGGTGGAAGAATTCACCCAGGCATCCTGCGGACCCTGCGCTTCTCAAAATCCCGCCTTCAACACACTGCTGGATGCGAATCCCACCAAAGTGGTGGCGATTAAGTATCAAACCAGCTGGCCCGGAGTTGATCCGATGAATGCTCAAACTCAAACCTGGGTAGGACCCCGCGTTACCTATTATAACGTTTCCGGTGTTCCGCATGGTATGATGGACGGAACAGCGATTGTGAATGATTGCAATGCTTATACCGGTGCGCCGGCCTGTCTGAGCCAGACCGATATTAACAATGAGTATGCGGTTTCGGCTCCTTTTTCGCTGACCGCTGTACACACGATGTCTAGCGATTTCGATTCTGCTTATATCACCATTACCATCACCGCGGCACAGGCGTTTACTTCTAATGGTAACCTGAAGCTGCACCTGGCCATGGTAGAGCGTGAGATCAATTTCTCTACCCCTCCGGGCACAAATGGTGAAATGGATTTCAGCTGGGTAATGCGCAGAATGTATCCTGATGCCAACGGTACCACGCTGGCTTCTTCATGGACCAACGCGCAAACGCAGACCCTGAGCTTCAACGTAGTCCTTCCTGCATATATCTATAATCGCAGTCAGGTTGGCTTTGTAGCTTTCATTCAGCAGGATGGAAACAAAAATGTCTGCCAGGCTGCCTACAGCGCTCCTGTTCCTGTGACCAACGACGCGGGCGTAACCACCCTTACCGGCCTTCCCATTCAGCAGTGTTCCGGAACCTTTACCCCCACGGTGACTATTATCAACAGCGGTGCAGTGAATCTTACTTCCTGCACCATCAATATGCAGATTGATGCCAACACTCCCACCACTTTGCCATGGACAGGAAATCTGGCCCCCAGCGCAACTACGAACGTAGTTCTTCCTTCTCAGAGTGCCGGTGATGGAAGCCATACGTTCACCGTGTGGACTACAATTCCGAACGGAGTTCAGGATTACAATCCTTCCAACGACCAGCAACTTTCCAGTTTTGTGATCAATACCGTACCGGATGTCACACCTTTGGTTGAAGGTTACCAGAACACCACCTTTGCTCCCAACGGATGGGCAATCTCAAACCCGGATAACGGACCAACCTGGACCCGCAGAACCGGAGCCGGTGGTTTCGGAAATTCAACTGCCTGCGCAAAAATGGATTTCTTTAACAGTACCTCTGGAAACGTAGATGAATTCTATATGCCTCTGGCTGACCTTTCCGGTTCCAGCACTTCGGCATCACTTTCCTTTAACGTAGCCTATGCACAGTATTCCAGCGAAAATGACCGCCTGGAAGTAAAAGTTTCCACCGACTGCGGTTCTTCCTGGACTACCGTGTTCAGTAAATCGGGTGCAACCCTTAAAACAGCCAATCCCACCACAAGTGCATTCACCCCCAATGCCACGCAGTGGAGAAACGAGATCGTGAACCTGAATACCTACGCAGGAAACAACAGCGTGCTCATTAAGTTCACCGCCACTTCTGCTTACGGAAATAACCTGTACATTGATGATATCAACCTTGCCAACACTACCTCTGTTGAAGAACATGAGAGCCTTTCGGGAATGGTTGTTTTCCCAAATCCCTTTGCCGCAAACGCTACCATCAGCCTGTTCCTGAACCAGTCGGAAGAGGTGAGCGTACGTATGTATAATGTAATGGGAGAAATGGTGAAAGAAATCCCAGCCGGCTCTATGAATGCCGGTGAGAATACGCTTTCTGTTGACGGATCAGACCTGAGCAGCGGAGTGTATTATATTACCGTTACCGCTGGCGGACAAACCATCACCCAAAAAGTAACAATCAGTCATTGA
- a CDS encoding T9SS type A sorting domain-containing protein — MKKLLLTLTLAGTAFAGIDAQTSSYTIKDGAGNIINGQTITLTDEPSTPLITFDFDVTNNGNLPKTTYMERQELVLIPSTQNYFCWDVCYPPFVSTSTNGVSITNGGTYTLGTVDYQPQGQLGMSVIRYVIYDFQNPNDSAWFIINWNITPASVEEEMSGSILPAFPNPALTHTTINYELQGRNGYLNICNMLGEIVKVIPVSSGKNSVTLDVTELKSGIYFYSLVAEHKILATRKFTVSR, encoded by the coding sequence ATGAAGAAACTATTACTCACCCTGACTCTTGCAGGCACTGCGTTTGCGGGTATAGATGCGCAAACATCCTCTTACACTATTAAGGACGGAGCCGGAAACATAATCAACGGTCAAACCATTACGTTAACGGATGAGCCTTCCACTCCGCTCATCACTTTTGATTTTGACGTCACTAATAACGGGAATCTTCCCAAAACCACCTATATGGAGCGCCAGGAGCTTGTGCTCATACCCAGCACGCAGAATTATTTCTGCTGGGATGTGTGTTATCCGCCGTTTGTTAGCACCTCCACCAATGGGGTGAGCATCACGAACGGAGGAACCTATACACTGGGCACTGTGGATTATCAGCCGCAGGGACAACTCGGCATGTCGGTGATCCGGTATGTGATTTACGATTTTCAGAATCCGAACGACTCAGCCTGGTTCATCATTAACTGGAACATTACACCTGCATCTGTAGAAGAAGAAATGAGCGGTTCCATTCTGCCCGCTTTCCCAAATCCTGCTCTTACGCATACTACAATAAATTACGAACTGCAAGGCCGGAATGGTTATCTGAACATTTGCAATATGCTGGGCGAAATTGTGAAGGTGATTCCCGTAAGCAGCGGAAAGAATTCAGTAACGCTGGACGTAACGGAACTGAAGAGCGGTATTTACTTTTATTCTCTGGTAGCTGAGCATAAGATTCTCGCTACCCGGAAATTCACGGTTTCCCGCTGA
- a CDS encoding acyl-CoA dehydrogenase family protein, translated as MSKDLYQHHDYYLMDELLSEEHKLIRDSSRAWVKKEVSPVVEEYCQKAQFPKQWIKGLASIGAFGPYIPAEYGGAGMDQISYGLIMQELERGDSGLRSTASVQSSLVMFPIYTYGSEEQKRKYLPRLASGEIMGCFGLTEPDHGSNPNGMLTNIKDKGDHYLLNGSKMWISNAPFADIAVVWAKDEKGDIRGLVVERGMEGFSTPETHNKWSLRASATGELVFDNVKVPKTSIFPDIKGLKGPLNCLNSARFGIAWGAIGAALDCYDSALRYSKQRIQFDKPIASFQLTQKKLAEMLTEITKAQLLTWRLGVLKNEHRATPQQISMAKRNNVNMALQIAREARQIHGAMGITGEYPIMRHMMNLESVITYEGTHDIHLLITGYDVTGISAF; from the coding sequence ATGAGCAAGGATCTTTATCAGCATCACGACTATTACTTAATGGATGAATTACTCAGCGAAGAACATAAACTGATCCGTGATTCTTCACGGGCCTGGGTAAAAAAGGAAGTGAGTCCGGTGGTGGAAGAATACTGTCAGAAAGCGCAGTTTCCAAAGCAGTGGATCAAAGGACTGGCATCCATCGGTGCGTTCGGCCCCTATATTCCCGCGGAGTACGGAGGTGCAGGGATGGATCAAATCTCCTACGGATTGATCATGCAGGAACTGGAACGGGGCGACAGCGGTTTGAGATCCACCGCCTCGGTTCAGAGTTCACTGGTCATGTTTCCCATCTATACATATGGAAGTGAAGAGCAGAAGAGGAAATATCTGCCCCGCCTGGCTTCCGGTGAGATTATGGGATGCTTCGGACTTACCGAACCGGATCACGGATCCAATCCCAATGGAATGCTAACCAACATAAAAGACAAAGGGGATCACTACCTGCTCAATGGTTCTAAAATGTGGATATCCAATGCTCCTTTCGCTGATATTGCCGTGGTTTGGGCAAAAGATGAAAAGGGAGATATCCGCGGATTGGTTGTGGAACGTGGAATGGAAGGGTTTTCTACTCCTGAAACACACAATAAATGGAGTCTGCGGGCCAGCGCCACAGGGGAACTGGTGTTTGATAATGTAAAGGTACCCAAGACCAGTATTTTCCCGGATATCAAAGGCCTTAAAGGCCCGCTGAACTGTCTCAATTCTGCCCGCTTCGGAATCGCATGGGGAGCCATTGGTGCGGCCCTGGATTGCTATGATTCTGCTTTGCGATATTCCAAACAGCGCATTCAGTTTGATAAGCCCATCGCATCTTTTCAGCTCACTCAGAAAAAACTTGCTGAAATGCTTACCGAGATCACCAAAGCACAATTGCTAACCTGGAGGCTTGGAGTGCTTAAGAATGAACACCGTGCCACGCCGCAGCAGATCTCTATGGCCAAGCGAAACAATGTGAACATGGCCTTGCAGATCGCCCGTGAAGCGCGACAGATCCACGGCGCAATGGGTATTACGGGTGAATATCCTATCATGCGGCATATGATGAACCTGGAATCCGTGATTACCTACGAAGGTACGCACGACATTCACCTCCTTATCACCGGCTACGATGTGACCGGAATCTCCGCCTTCTGA
- a CDS encoding YceI family protein: MKHTFFFLPALLLCIGFLRAQIYTGKTTEITFFSSAPLENITAVNKVARPLVNTKTGDVQIKVPVRGFIFEKPLMQEHFNENYMETDKFPDATFKGKLEENIDWAKDGTYKVSIKGTLTVHGVEKERTLPAVVTIKDGIIQVECKFDIVLKDHSITVPELVFQKIAEKVEVTIKSTLQEYHKKQ; encoded by the coding sequence ATGAAACACACCTTTTTCTTTTTACCGGCTTTGCTTCTCTGCATCGGTTTTCTCCGCGCTCAGATATATACAGGTAAAACCACCGAGATTACTTTTTTCTCCTCGGCTCCGCTGGAGAATATTACCGCAGTAAATAAAGTGGCCAGGCCCCTGGTGAACACAAAAACAGGTGACGTGCAGATTAAGGTTCCGGTGAGAGGATTCATCTTTGAAAAGCCCCTCATGCAGGAGCATTTCAATGAGAATTACATGGAAACCGATAAATTTCCCGACGCCACTTTCAAAGGGAAACTGGAGGAAAATATTGATTGGGCCAAAGACGGCACCTACAAGGTGAGCATTAAAGGAACGCTGACGGTGCACGGGGTTGAAAAAGAAAGAACACTGCCGGCCGTGGTAACCATTAAGGACGGGATCATACAGGTTGAATGTAAATTTGACATTGTGCTCAAGGATCACTCTATTACCGTACCGGAGCTGGTATTTCAGAAGATCGCGGAGAAAGTGGAAGTGACCATAAAAAGTACACTTCAGGAGTACCATAAAAAACAATAA